CCCTGGAGTGTGGAAATTGTATTGCCGACTAGAGCTTAGAATTGGCCTCCAAGTTATCAGTCCTCGTAATGGCCGCGGTTATCGCCCCAAGCTCCCGCAAATGATTCTCATAAACTCCTCGAGGTGTGGTACTATACTTACGGCACGTATGGGCCGCTGCAGCCGTTGCAATGGCGTGTTGTCCACCATTCCCCATGAACATCGTGTTCGATCTGGCAACATGGGTAACGCTTATATGCTTACCCGCCATCATAATAACGGAATATAAACAGCGGAAGGGAATGCCATACGGCTTGCGATCACgctcatcccattcccagtACTCCAGACGGAAGTCATTTTTATCATTCCCCGGGTAGTGTAGACAGAATGCCCCGTCATTCTGCACCCCCGTATCAGGGAAGTCTCTGTGTCTGCGGATGCCTGGTGGAGACCTCTgattctgtgttgactacaGGAAGTTGAACTCAACCACTCGCAAGGACCGGTACCCTTACCCCTCATTGATGGAGTCTTGGAGCGAATCTCCCATGCTAAGgtgttcaccaagttggacaTCAGGCAAGGATTTCATCGTATTCGCATGCACCCTGACTTAGAGGAATACACCACTTTTCGGACCCTCTACGGCTCGTACAAATAGAAGGTGATACCCTTTGGGTTGACAAACAGACTGGCGACTTTCCAGCGACTGGTAGATTAGCtcactgcatttgtggatGACCTCCTCATCTACAGTGTAAATGAAGCAGAGCATGAACTACATGTAAAAGCAGTCCTTGCTCGGCTGAGAGCTGCAGATTTCCAAGCCAGTCTTCACAAGTGTGAATTCCACCTCACCAAAACCAAGTATCTTGGTTTTATTGTCACCACAGAAGGAGTAGAGGTGGATCCTGACGCAGTACTCAGATGGAACCAACCACATACAGTAAAGGGCTACAATCTTTCTTGGGATTTTGCAACTTTTACCGTCGATTCATTTATGGATACAGCCGCATCACCAAGCCGTTAAATCAGCTGACAAAGAAGGAAATCCCATTCCTCTGGATACCGGAGTGTGAAGAAGCTTTCTAAGAACTGAAACAGAGCCTAGCAACTGCGCCAGTTCTGATACACTACCGCCGGGAGTTGCCAACTCAAGTTGGAGACAGATGCCTCAGACAACATTGTGGCAGCCATCCTCTCCCAGTTAAGTCCTGAGGACGGCCTGTGGCATCCAGTGGCCTATCTTTCAAGATCAATGAACCCTGCAGAGCAAAATTAtgagattcatgacaaggagctTCTGGCCATTATTGTGGCATTAAATGAGTGGAGAGCAGAGCTTGAAGGACTGCAGAGAAGTGACCAGTTCCTCACTTTCTCAGATCATCAAGCATTACAATACTTCATGAGGACCAAATGATTGAATGCCCGGCAGGCCCGTTAGGCGGAATTCCTGCCAAGATTCCACTTCCTCATCAAGTATCGCACTGAAAAGACAAATATTTGTGTTGATGACTTGACGCGCTGGGACCAGGATGTGGGAGTGCCCAAGGACCATGGAAACCAGATTATGTTGCATCATCAGTGTCTGGAGGCTCAGATCCTGGAGGAGCTTGCTCAGACAGCCCCCCCGCCCCCCAAGACTGCCACATTGACTGAGGGAAAAGACAAGGCATCACAGATGGAGTTAAAGCAAATGGACCCTCAGATTCAAATCATCGACCGCATTTGCCAAGCCAACTGCAAATGGAAGCATAAACAGCACATTGAGAATGGAGACTCTGCATGGACCAGAGAGGGAGAGCTATTACTCTACCAGAACCGACTATATGTACCAGACCAGGATGATCTGAGAGTCAGACTACTTGATCAAATCCATCAGAAGATTTCCACTGCGCACCCAGGGAAGAGCAAGACCCAACGGCTACTGAAAGAACGAGGAGAGCTGGAGTCGCGACATGGAGCACTATGTGGACAACTGCATGACATGCAAAAGGCTGATTGGAATACGAAACATTTGATGAAGTCCTTGGTTTGCATTGCGACTGGAAATGGGAAGTTCCTTTAAACAGCAAGGAAAGGGTCTGGGTGGCTTGCAATGAGCGAAACCTTGGTGCTGAAGACAATGGATGGCACTAGACAATAGACTTTGGATCTAGCGTAACTGTGCTTGTTTCTATTCGTATGATAGCTTTAATTTGAGATCATATTATGATTTTTAGAACATCTTCTTCCCATCAACAGAGCCACCGGCGCCGCCTTGACACCCGGGAATGACCCCAGGAAGGCATGACGTTTGCATAGGTCATAGCACGACAGGCGTGTTCATCTGTGAAGGAGTCAAGCCAGAGCCACTACCCAGGTTATCAGACAAATGCAATGCCATGGGCATAATAAGATTGGCACCACTGATCAGCGACTGATAAAGACCACAGAACACTGCCCAGTGAGGCAGGTGACAAGGATATGCATGAAGAGAGCCAAGCTCTTCAATGACAACCTTGAACTGGGGCTTCTTCAACGGACAGTATTCTTCCTCAAGCTGCATGAGCTCTGTGTCCATGGTAGCTCCCTTGAGCTCCATGACTGCTTTGGGGTCTTCAACCTTCAGCTTTAATTTCCTTCTTCATGGCATCATCCTTGGAGGCCTTGACGTCTTTGTCTGGGCCCATGCTGTTAGGGCTGTGTATTGAACCAAGGTATagtgggaaaaaaaaaaaaggaaatgaaaGGAATAAGTAGCAGCCAGCAAAGAAACGAAACGCGGCAAAAGGATGTCTCGGAGCCCAAACACCCTTTCATACTCTCCCAACCCAAGCCTAATCAATAGCGACATACAGGATCACGATCGTTCACAGCTTCCCGTCCTCACCCACTCAGTACTCAGCGGCATGCCGAAAAAAACTATTGCATCTCTCGTATTCCGGAAACCGTATATACCCTACTCGTGCACAGTACAGCATCGGACTAGCGCAACCTGCCAAGCGCGCAACCTCGGCTTGGAAACCAGATCTTATTTGCCCAGTATATGGAGATACTCAACCGAGCTAGAATACTGCCGATTTTGGGTGTCGGGATAGAGATGGTTCGGGTAAATCCTCAATTCGGATTTTGTGTGGCGATGGTGAGGGAGATGGAGTTGTGACGTGTGGAGGGAGGTCCGTGGCTAGTTAGTTTGTGGAGGAGAGGAAATACGGGACGGAACGGCCTCACTCGTCTGGCCCAGTTCGCAGGAATCCAAAGTAGACTCGACAAAGCCGGCGATTGGTCCTAGCAATTATCCGGCAGGTCTCACTCTTCTTGTCCATAGGCCAAGCCAAAATAGAATACATTCTCGCTAGTGCAATAAAGCAATTCTGATATTACGTACAGCCTTGCCTTCCACCACCTGACTGTCTGATATGAAGTTCATTCACATGATATTAAGACTGGCGGTCACACGGCATCAACCAGCAATGCCGGTCCGGCTGAAAAGAAAGCTTCCACAAACTCGGTCCCTCTTGGTGCGGCATGAAACCTAGGATCTATACCCGTACCGAACGGTATGCATTTGTACCCCGTAAGTACCCCGTACCATACGCGCTCCATACGCGCCCTGTACCGTACTAACGAGATCCCCATCTTGGCGTCATCCCCCCAACCGGCTTCCTCGCTGCCGGATCAATCATCCCTGGACTCGGCGACCTTCCCCCCTGCAAGCGCGCCCTCAACCGTTCCTGCGCAGACGACGCTCCCGAGCCAGACCCCGACATGGTCTGATACGACCCCGCGCGCTGACTAGGCAACGGCCTCGCCCCAGCCGGCTGTCCAAGACCAGGTGACGGCATCGGCGATGATCCAGTGCTCATAGGCCCCGCAGCAGCAGGGGCACTCGCAGCGGCTGCCAACGGGGCACCAGAGGCATTAGGCGTCGACCGACCCCGACGGAGACTTGCCGTCTGCGAAGCCGGAGGTGTTGGGGAT
This sequence is a window from Aspergillus chevalieri M1 DNA, chromosome 5, nearly complete sequence. Protein-coding genes within it:
- a CDS encoding putative MFS sugar transporter, giving the protein MELKGATMDTELMQLEEEYCPLKKPQFKVVIEELGSLHAYPCHLPHWAVFCGLYQSLISGANLIMPMALHLSDNLGSGSGLTPSQMNTPVVL
- a CDS encoding uncharacterized protein (COG:S;~EggNog:ENOG410PR0P;~InterPro:IPR028095;~PFAM:PF14475), with the protein product MTSYFSSLTSSNAISNLGTRLNSLRRAITLGDEADDPDNEDCSHISNVLRAYYVEKGRPFPAWLPPDPKNPNPPQPTRVVATTQLPPAAPGQPPAASSYGRGGGLGDLWGDTGSPTPPASQTASLRRGRSTPNASGAPLAAAASAPAAAGPMSTGSSPMPSPGLGQPAGARPLPSQRAGSYQTMSGSGSGASSAQERLRARLQGGRSPSPGMIDPAARKPVGGMTPRWGSR